From Thunnus albacares chromosome 22, fThuAlb1.1, whole genome shotgun sequence, the proteins below share one genomic window:
- the LOC122973506 gene encoding ubiquitin carboxyl-terminal hydrolase 47-like isoform X2 — protein sequence MSGPKKRSSEEEEPLVRAAEKKKQKVTQPHGLYNQGATCYLNSVLQVLFMTTEIHDRLVQTPKSTDEELGNIFQIPESTDEALGNIFQQLKETTCGTENITKSLEIKHVYQQRDAAECLELILRNVSQQVSEVFQGQLTYTTKCSKGHSINEETNSFWTLPLSLKDTHNSNYSVESGFESIFETKSFSGDNLVYCNECKKKTEATKGCEMVKFPQILILLLKRFYFDYNTMSHVKSDRYVDVPRALQRKKYELYGMVNHMGNLRDGHYTATILPNNDTTWYEFNDHHVTKVEEQPFANNRTFNSNTAYLLIYRASGHLRDKKKEQQNESDNQDEQREHKRKVGERDTDNKENRHLQQTGQGEGQIRQDRNEETVRGEGDAKCENKVSSFNKDKMEEDALLKKNQKTCHLRKRHPDNWTKTEKRKQASTQVEDENRPCRNTTTIWRKLFFFIALGALIVMGYFQLY from the exons ATGAGCGGCCCCAAAAAACGATCctcggaggaggaggagcctctggtgagagcagcagaaaagaagaaacaaaaag tTACTCAACCACATGGCCTGTATAATCAGGGAGCCACATGTTACCTCAACAGTGTCCTACAAGTTCTCTTCATGACAACAGAGATCCATGACAG GTTGGTTCAAACCCCGAAGAGCACTGATGAAGAGCTTGGAAACATCTTTCAAATCCCGGAGAGCACTGATGAAGCGCTTGGAAACATCTTTCAACAATTGAAAGAAACAACATGTGgaacagaaaacatcacaaagaGTTTGGAGATTAAACATG TCTATCAACAACGTGATGCTGCTGAATGCCTGGAACTGATTTTACGTAACGTCAGCCAACAGGTCTCTGAG GTTTTCCAAGGACAGCTGACATACACAACAAAATGCTCCAAAGGCCACAGCATCAATGAAGAGACAAATTCATTCTGGACTCTTCCATTGTCACTAAAAGACACCCATAATTCAAACTACAGCGTG gaaaGTGGATTTGAAAGTATTTTCGAGACAAAATCATTCAGTGGAGACAACTTGGTGTACTGCAAtgaatgtaaaaagaaaacagaggcaACCAAA GGATGTGAGATGGTGAAGTTTCCTCAGATTTTGATTCTACTCCTCAAGAGATTTTACTTTGACTACAACACCATGTCACATGTCAAATCAGACCGTTATGTGGATGTGCCACGTGCATTACAGAGAAAG AAATACGAACTGTATGGGATGGTGAATCACATGGGCAATCTACGAGACGGACATTACACAGCCACCATCCTGCCCAATAATGACACAACCTGGTATGAGTTCAATGATCATCACGTCACAAAG GTTGAAGAACAGCCATTTGCAAATAACAGGACTTTCAA TTCCAACACTGCATATCTGCTCATCTACAGAG CCTCAGGGCATCTGAGAGACAAGAAGAAAGAGCAACAGAATGAATCTGATAACCAGGATGAACAGAGGGAGCACAAAAGAAAAGTGGGAGAAAGGGACACtgataataaagaaaacagacacCTGCAACAAACTGGACAGGGTGAGGGACAGATAAGACAAGATAGGAATGAAGAGACAGTGCGAGGAGAGGGTGAtgcaaaatgtgaaaacaaggTGTCAAGCTTCAACAAGGACAAAATGGAAGAAGATGCTCTCCTCAAGAAAAACCAAAAGACATGCCACTTGAGGAAACGACACCCGGACAATtggacaaagacagagaagaggaaacaagCGAGCACACAAGTGGAAG ATGAGAACCGTCCCTGCAGGAATACAACTACCATCTGGaggaaactattttttttcattgctctTGGTGCATTAATTGTAATGGGCTACTTCCAGTTATACTAA
- the LOC122973515 gene encoding gelsolin-related protein of 125 kDa-like — QQGEDISPEQNTEDEVKEQQGEDISAEQQTEDEVKEQQGEDISPELQKEDKVKEQQGEDISPELQKEDTLKEQQGEDISPEQQTEDEVKEQQGEDISPKLQKEDKVKDQKGEDISPEQKTEDEVKEQHSEDISPEQQTEDEVKEQQGEDISAEQQTEDEVKEQQGEDISPELQKEDKVKEQQGEDISPDLQKEDKLKEQQGEDISPEQKTEDEVTEQQGEDISPEQQTEDEVTEQQSEDISPEQQTEDEVTEQQSEDISPEQQTEDEVTEQQSEDISPEQQTEDEVTEQQGEDISPELRKEDKVKEQQGEDISPELRKEDKVKEQQGEDISPELQKEHKGERTTR, encoded by the coding sequence caacagggtgaagacattagtccagaacaaaatacagaagatgaagtgaaagaacaacagggtGAAGACATTAGTGCAGAACAACAGACAGAAGATGaggtgaaagaacaacagggtGAAGACATTAGTCCAGAATTACAGAAAGAAGATAaggtgaaagaacaacagggtGAAGACATTAGTCCAGAATTACAGAAAGAAGATACGTTGAAAGAACAACAGGGTGAAGACATTAGTCCAGAACAACAGACGGAAGATGaggtgaaagaacaacagggtGAAGACATTAGTCCAAAATTACAGAAAGAAGATAAGGTGAAAGACCAAAAGGGTGAAGACATTAGTCCAgaacaaaagacagaagatgaggtgaaagaacaacacagtgaagacattagtccagaacaacagacagaagatgaggtgaaagaacaacagggtGAAGACATTAGTGCAGAACAACAGACAGAAGATGaggtgaaagaacaacagggtGAAGACATTAGTCCAGAATTACAGAAAGAAGATAaggtgaaagaacaacagggtGAAGACATTAGTCCAGATTTACAGAAAGAAGATAAATTGAAAGAACAACAGGGTGAAGACATTAGTCCAgaacaaaagacagaagatgaggtGACAGAACAACAGGGTGAAGACATTAGTCCAGAAcaacagacagaagatgaagtgacagaacaacagagtgaagacattagtccagaacaacagacagaagatgaggtgacagaacaacagagtgaagacattagtccagaacaacagacagaagatgaagtGACAGAACAACAGAGTGAAGACATTAGTCCAGAACAACAGACAGAAGATGAGGTGACAGAACAACAGGGTGAAGACATTAGTCCAGAATTACGGAAAGAAGATAaagtgaaagaacaacagggtGAAGACATTAGTCCAGAATTACGGAAAGAAGATAaggtgaaagaacaacagggtGAAGACATTAGTCCAGAATTACAGAAAGAACATAAAGGTGAAAGAACAACAAGATGA
- the LOC122974489 gene encoding probable inactive protein kinase DDB_G0270444, producing MVYCKECKEKTEATKNKKYELYGVVNHMGSLRGGHYTATIRPNGEETWYGFNDDYVNKVNEPSNEKTKTAYLLMYRATKCKMPIETNSEDLKDKVKEQQGEDISPEERTEDEVKEQQGEDISPELQKEDKVKEQKGEDISPEQKTEDEVKEQQGEDISPELQKEDKVKEQQGEDMSPKLQKEDKVKEQKGEDISPEQQTEDEVKEQQGEDIGPKLQKEDKVKEQNGEDISPEQQTEDEVKEQQGEDISPEQKTEDEVTEQQGEDISPEQKTEDKVKEQQGEDISPEQQTEDEVKEQQSEDISPEQKTEDEVTEQKGEDISPEQQTEDEVKEQQNEDISAEQQIEDEVKEQQGEDISPKLQKEDKVKQQSEDISPEQQTEDEVTEQKGEDISPEQKTEDEVKEQQGEDISPEQQTEDEVKEQQNEDISAEQQTEDEVKEQQSEDISPEQQTEDEVKEQKGEDISPEQKTEDEVTEQKGEDISPEQKTEDEVKEQQGEDISPEQQTEDEVKEQQRR from the exons ATGGTGTACTGCAAAGAATgtaaagagaaaacagaggcaACCAAA AACAAGAAGTATGAACTCTATGGAGTAGTGAATCACATGGGCAGTCTAAGAGGTGGCCATTACACTGCCACCATCCGGCCAAATGGGGAAGAAACCTGGTACGGGTTTAATGATGATTATGTCAACAAG GTGAACGAACCCAGCAATGAAAA GACCAAGACTGCATATCTACTCATGTACAGAG CCACAAAGTGCAAGATGCCCATTGAGACCAATTCAGAAGATCTGAAAGACAaggtgaaagaacaacagggtGAAGACATTAGTCCAGAAGAACGGACAGAAGATGaggtgaaagaacaacagggtGAAGACATTAGTCCAGAATTACAGAAAGAAGATAAGGTGAAAGAACAAAAGGGTGAAGACATTAGTCCAgaacaaaagacagaagatgaggtgaaagaacaacagggtGAAGACATTAGTCCAGAATTACAGAAAGAAGATAaggtgaaagaacaacagggtGAAGACATGAGTCCAAAATTACAGAAAGAAGATAAGGTGAAAGAACAAAAGGGTGAAGATATTAGTCCAGAACAACAGACAGAAGATGaggtgaaagaacaacagggtGAAGACATTGGTCCAAAATTACAGAAAGAAGATAAGGTGAAAGAACAAAATGGTGAAGATATTAGTCCAGAACAACAGACAGAAGATGaggtgaaagaacaacagggtgaagacattagtccagaacaaaagacagaagatgaagtGACAGAACAACAGGGTGAAGACATTAGTCCAgaacaaaagacagaagataaggtgaaagaacaacagggtgaagacattagtccagaacaacagacagaagatgaggtgaaagaacaacagagtgaagacattagtccagaacaaaagacagaagatgaagtGACAGAACAAAAGGGTGAAGACATTAGTCCAGAACAACAGACAGAAGATGaggtgaaagaacaacagaatGAAGACATTAGTGCAGAACAACAGATAGAAGATGaggtgaaagaacaacagggtgaagacattagtccaaaattacagaaagaagataaggtga aacaacagagtgaagacattagtccagaacaacagacagaagatgaagtGACAGAACAAAAGGGTGAAGACATTAGTCCAgaacaaaagacagaagatgaagtgaaagaacaacagggtgaagacattagtccagaacaacagacagaagatgaggtgaaagaacaacagaatGAAGACATTAGTGCAGAACAACAGACAGAAGATGaggtgaaagaacaacagagtgaagacattagtccagaacaacagacagaagatgaggtgaaagaacaaaagggtgaagacattagtccagaacaaaagacagaagatgaagtGACAGAACAAAAGGGTGAAGACATTAGTCCAgaacaaaagacagaagatgaagtgaaagaacaacagggtgaagacattagtccagaacaacagacagaagatgaggtgaaagaacaac AAAGAAGATAa
- the LOC122973506 gene encoding ubiquitin carboxyl-terminal hydrolase 47-like isoform X1, protein MSGPKKRSSEEEEPLVRAAEKKKQKVTQPHGLYNQGATCYLNSVLQVLFMTTEIHDRLVQTPKSTDEELGNIFQIPESTDEALGNIFQQLKETTCGTENITKSLEIKHVYQQRDAAECLELILRNVSQQVSEVFQGQLTYTTKCSKGHSINEETNSFWTLPLSLKDTHNSNYSVESGFESIFETKSFSGDNLVYCNECKKKTEATKGCEMVKFPQILILLLKRFYFDYNTMSHVKSDRYVDVPRALQRKKYELYGMVNHMGNLRDGHYTATILPNNDTTWYEFNDHHVTKVEEQPFANNRTFNSSNTAYLLIYRASGHLRDKKKEQQNESDNQDEQREHKRKVGERDTDNKENRHLQQTGQGEGQIRQDRNEETVRGEGDAKCENKVSSFNKDKMEEDALLKKNQKTCHLRKRHPDNWTKTEKRKQASTQVEDENRPCRNTTTIWRKLFFFIALGALIVMGYFQLY, encoded by the exons ATGAGCGGCCCCAAAAAACGATCctcggaggaggaggagcctctggtgagagcagcagaaaagaagaaacaaaaag tTACTCAACCACATGGCCTGTATAATCAGGGAGCCACATGTTACCTCAACAGTGTCCTACAAGTTCTCTTCATGACAACAGAGATCCATGACAG GTTGGTTCAAACCCCGAAGAGCACTGATGAAGAGCTTGGAAACATCTTTCAAATCCCGGAGAGCACTGATGAAGCGCTTGGAAACATCTTTCAACAATTGAAAGAAACAACATGTGgaacagaaaacatcacaaagaGTTTGGAGATTAAACATG TCTATCAACAACGTGATGCTGCTGAATGCCTGGAACTGATTTTACGTAACGTCAGCCAACAGGTCTCTGAG GTTTTCCAAGGACAGCTGACATACACAACAAAATGCTCCAAAGGCCACAGCATCAATGAAGAGACAAATTCATTCTGGACTCTTCCATTGTCACTAAAAGACACCCATAATTCAAACTACAGCGTG gaaaGTGGATTTGAAAGTATTTTCGAGACAAAATCATTCAGTGGAGACAACTTGGTGTACTGCAAtgaatgtaaaaagaaaacagaggcaACCAAA GGATGTGAGATGGTGAAGTTTCCTCAGATTTTGATTCTACTCCTCAAGAGATTTTACTTTGACTACAACACCATGTCACATGTCAAATCAGACCGTTATGTGGATGTGCCACGTGCATTACAGAGAAAG AAATACGAACTGTATGGGATGGTGAATCACATGGGCAATCTACGAGACGGACATTACACAGCCACCATCCTGCCCAATAATGACACAACCTGGTATGAGTTCAATGATCATCACGTCACAAAG GTTGAAGAACAGCCATTTGCAAATAACAGGACTTTCAA CAGTTCCAACACTGCATATCTGCTCATCTACAGAG CCTCAGGGCATCTGAGAGACAAGAAGAAAGAGCAACAGAATGAATCTGATAACCAGGATGAACAGAGGGAGCACAAAAGAAAAGTGGGAGAAAGGGACACtgataataaagaaaacagacacCTGCAACAAACTGGACAGGGTGAGGGACAGATAAGACAAGATAGGAATGAAGAGACAGTGCGAGGAGAGGGTGAtgcaaaatgtgaaaacaaggTGTCAAGCTTCAACAAGGACAAAATGGAAGAAGATGCTCTCCTCAAGAAAAACCAAAAGACATGCCACTTGAGGAAACGACACCCGGACAATtggacaaagacagagaagaggaaacaagCGAGCACACAAGTGGAAG ATGAGAACCGTCCCTGCAGGAATACAACTACCATCTGGaggaaactattttttttcattgctctTGGTGCATTAATTGTAATGGGCTACTTCCAGTTATACTAA